In Peromyscus eremicus chromosome 2, PerEre_H2_v1, whole genome shotgun sequence, a single genomic region encodes these proteins:
- the LOC131904018 gene encoding uncharacterized protein LOC131904018 → MNGQALGSHRRLDTIESTPRLSSPAFWPTTRAHFASQEVKNLQFSQSKSRSLGTPRASQGDSLPLFQKPKKGEHHPLQVCSAGECWDPVTEGSSLLPITEMLPSGFVKRLELGTRRGTCTNPKEAWTEKNLEATASIENQGKGRPMTFPNQVNNQGEKPQNSQGQGHKDLWKDIIIRYGIVSPRRGLHMVSQYPKQTGNLEGHVLEGRKIHLKSRQGRLSPCSLEESQEEVVQTPKKEKAKGKRAKKKEAQNQFSREKAFLQRKLEELGPMPVTGVSLLDKRKTQALELSAQAHHLKSVPRAHRGDLQPLDQEDNNKEATRKPPKMEKRKLRMEWWDPTVWGGPVTLAEREQSLSKTCPKFHSDLRKLSFPTGKPYYQNTVFISLEH, encoded by the coding sequence ATGAATGGCCAAGCACTTGGCTCACACAGAAGACTGGATACTATTGAAAGCACCCCAAGACTGAGCAGCCCTGCATTTTGGCCAACCACTAGGGCACATTTTGCTTCTCAGGAAGTAAAAAACCTCCAATTCTCCCAATCCAAGAGTAGAAGTTTAGGTACTCCACGGGCTAGCCAAGGAGATTCACTCCCCCTTTTCCAGAAACCAAAGAAAGGAGAACATCACCCCCTACAAGTATGCTCTGCAGGTGAGTGCTGGGACCCCGTCACTGAAGGCTCTTCCTTATTGCCCATCACAGAGATGTTACCAAGTGGCTTTGTTAAACGTCTGGAGTTAGGGACCAGAAGAGGCACCTGTACAAATCCAAAGGAGGCGTGGACAGAGAAAAATCTCGAGGCAACAGCATCAATAGAGAACCAAGGGAAAGGGAGGCCAATGACCTTCCCTAATCAGGTGAATAATCAAGGAGAAAAACCTCAAAACTCACAAGGTCAGGGTCATAAGGACCTGTGGAAGGACATAATCATAAGATATGGCATTGTATCACCAAGGAGAGGCCTACACATGGTGTCCCAATATCCCAAACAAACTGGTAATCTTGAAGGACATGtcctggagggaagaaagatccACCTGAAATCAAGGCAGGGAAGGTTGTCCCCTTGTAGTTTGGAGGAGAGCCAGGAGGAAGTAGTACAGACACCGAAGAAGGAGAAGGCTAAGGGAAAGAGAGCTAAGAAAAAGGAGGCTCAGAACCAGTTCTCAAGAGAAAAGGCATTCCTTCAGAGGAAACTGGAGGAGCTGGGCCCAATGCCTGTGACCGGAGTTAGTCTGCTAGACAAGAGAAAGACCCAGGCCTTGGAACTGTCAGCCCAAGCCCATCATTTGAAGTCAGTCCCCAGAGCACACAGAGGGGATCTACAGCCATTGGATCAGGAGGACAACAATAAGGAGGCCACAAGAAAACCGccaaaaatggagaaaagaaagctaaGGATGGAGTGGTGGGATCCCACAGTCTGGGGTGGCCCAGTCACACTGGCTGAGCGTGAACAATCTCTTAGCAAGACCTGTCCAAAATTCCACAGTGACCTGAGGAAGCTGAGCTTTCCCACAGGCAAACCATATTATCAAAacactgtttttatttctctagaaCATTAA
- the Mycbp gene encoding C-Myc-binding protein translates to MSSAAWSPPARVSGASYAAVAVTMAHYKAADSKREQFRRYLEKSGVLDTLTKVLVALYEEPEKPTSALDFLKHHLGAATPENPEIELLRLELAEMKEKYEATVEENKKLKAKLAQYEPPQEEKRAE, encoded by the exons ATGAGCAGTGCGGCTTGGAGCCCGCCAGCCCGTGTCTCCGGCGCCAGCTACGCCGCTGTGGCTGTCACTATGGCCCATTACAAA GCCGCCGACTCGAAGCGCGAGCAGTTCCGGAGGTACTTGGAGAAGTCGGGAGTGCTGGACACGCTGACGAAAG TGTTGGTAGCCTTATACGAAGAACCAGAGAAGCCCACCAGTGCTCTGGA TTTTTTAAAGCATCACTTAGGAGCTGCTACCCCGGAAAACCCAGAAATAGAGCTGCTTCGCCTAGAATTggcagaaatgaaagagaaatatgAAGCTActgtagaagaaaataaaaaactgaaagcaaag cttgctcagtatGAGCCACCTCAGGAGGAGAAGCGTGCTGAATAG